Proteins encoded by one window of Venturia canescens isolate UGA chromosome 2, ASM1945775v1, whole genome shotgun sequence:
- the LOC122406852 gene encoding succinate dehydrogenase assembly factor 2, mitochondrial-like: MNIALKSSLALVRPLHHARAISVSAIPARSYDDLHHPEGREPSIPQYVEREGESAELKRARLVYQSRKRGMLENGLLLSTFAKKYLDTFDDNQLRMYDRLINLPSNDWDIFNWAVGVKPTPAEFDHEIMDLLKKHIQNEDRQARIMQPAL, from the exons atGAATATCGCGTTGAAATCCAGCCTTGCGCTG GTTAGGCCTTTGCACCATGCACGAGCGATTTCGGTGAGTGCAATTCCGGCTAGATCTTATGATGATCTTCATCATCCTGAGGGTCGTGAACCGAGTATACCACAGTACGTAGAACGAGAAGGAGAAAGTGCGGAACTCAAAAGAGCACG ATTGGTGTACCAATCCCGTAAACGAGGAATGCTCGAAAACGGTCTGTTGCTCAGtacttttgcaaaaaaatatttggataCATTCGACGACAATCAGCTTAGGATGTACGACAGATTGATAAATTTACCATCGAACGATTGGGACATTTTCAACTGGGCTGTGGGTGTAAAACCAACGCCCGCTGAATTCGATCATGAAATAATGGATTTGCTGAAAAAACATATTCAAAACGAAGATCGTCAAGCGAGAATCATGCAGCCGGCACTGTga